From the genome of Halobellus litoreus, one region includes:
- the sufB gene encoding Fe-S cluster assembly protein SufB, with product MSSEQDHLKETDTEARFDFKKEESSAFQTEKGLTEETVRVISEDKDEPEWMLNRRLRALKQFQEMPMPTDWPGQPDLSEVDIAEIVPYIRPDVDVRAGVDDWTELPDEIKDTFDKLGIPEAEKNALSGVGAQYESEVVYQNMQERWEEKGVIFMNMDEAVQKHPDIVREHFMTKCVPPSDNKFAALHGAVWSGGSFVYVPEDVTVEMPVQAYFRMNSEGMGQFEHTLIVAEDGAEVHYIEGCSAPKYSAFNLHSGGVEVFVGEDAHVQYSTVQNWSKNTYNLNTKRALVEAGGRMEWISGSMGSKATMLYPSTVLKGPGASDNHITIAFAGEGQNIDTGAKVYHNAPNTKSTIESKSISKDGGRTNYRGLVHIADGAEDSSTSVECDALMFDNESTSDTMPYMEINESKVDVAHEATVGKIGDEDVFYLQSRGLDDDDAKQMIVSGFIEPITEELPIEYAVELNRLVELEMEGSLG from the coding sequence ATGAGCTCTGAACAAGACCACCTCAAAGAGACTGACACCGAGGCCCGCTTCGACTTCAAGAAAGAGGAGTCCTCGGCGTTCCAGACCGAGAAGGGCCTGACCGAAGAGACGGTCCGCGTCATCTCCGAGGACAAAGACGAACCCGAGTGGATGCTGAACCGCCGGCTCCGCGCGTTGAAACAGTTCCAAGAGATGCCGATGCCGACCGACTGGCCCGGCCAGCCGGACCTCTCGGAGGTCGACATCGCCGAGATCGTCCCGTACATCCGCCCGGACGTCGACGTCCGCGCGGGCGTGGACGACTGGACCGAACTCCCCGACGAGATCAAAGACACCTTCGACAAACTGGGTATCCCCGAAGCCGAGAAGAACGCCCTCTCCGGCGTCGGCGCGCAGTACGAGTCTGAGGTCGTCTACCAGAACATGCAGGAGCGCTGGGAGGAGAAGGGCGTCATCTTCATGAATATGGACGAGGCGGTGCAGAAGCACCCCGACATCGTCCGCGAGCACTTCATGACGAAGTGCGTCCCCCCGAGCGACAACAAGTTCGCCGCGCTGCACGGCGCGGTCTGGTCCGGCGGCTCGTTCGTCTACGTCCCCGAGGACGTCACCGTCGAGATGCCGGTCCAGGCGTACTTCCGGATGAATTCGGAAGGGATGGGCCAGTTCGAGCACACGCTCATCGTCGCCGAGGACGGCGCGGAGGTCCACTACATCGAGGGCTGCAGTGCGCCCAAGTACTCCGCGTTCAATCTGCACTCCGGCGGCGTCGAGGTCTTCGTCGGCGAGGACGCGCACGTCCAGTACTCGACCGTCCAGAACTGGTCGAAGAACACCTACAACCTCAACACCAAGCGCGCCCTGGTCGAGGCCGGCGGTCGGATGGAGTGGATCTCCGGCTCGATGGGCTCGAAGGCGACGATGCTGTACCCCTCGACCGTGCTGAAGGGTCCGGGCGCCTCCGACAACCACATCACCATCGCCTTCGCGGGCGAGGGCCAGAACATCGACACCGGCGCGAAGGTCTACCACAACGCGCCGAACACGAAGTCGACAATTGAGTCGAAGTCGATCTCGAAGGACGGCGGTCGTACCAATTATCGAGGACTGGTCCACATCGCCGACGGCGCCGAGGACTCCTCGACGTCGGTCGAGTGCGACGCGCTGATGTTCGACAACGAGTCGACGTCGGACACGATGCCGTACATGGAGATCAACGAGTCGAAGGTCGACGTCGCCCACGAGGCGACGGTCGGAAAGATCGGCGACGAGGACGTCTTCTACCTCCAGTCGCGCGGTCTCGACGACGACGACGCCAAGCAGATGATCGTCTCGGGCTTCATCGAACCGATCACCGAAGAGCTCCCGATCGAGTACGCGGTCGAACTCAACCGCCTCGTCGAGCTCGAAATGGAGGGGAGCCTCGGGTAA
- the sufD gene encoding Fe-S cluster assembly protein SufD: protein MSGAQLPANLSAQTVREIAEKRDEPEWLLDARLDALDALESLDLPDVIQTPGRRWTNLEALDFESLVDPLDQADETERTSDEGVEVLTFTEALEEHPELVESAFGSTIDPQENYLTALSAALFTTGTVVYVPEGVDAEDVTIRAEMNSRSLFSHTLVLTEQSSSVTILESIESGAESDADARYFSNLVEIDAGENSYVQYGSLQDLDEDTYSYSLKRADVGTYATVNWIEGNLGSRLTRSDVESELNGDSAETKIVGAFFGHGGQHFDVNARVWHNAENTTADLVTRGVLDDEARSVYEGVQDVGRDAWNTSSYQRENTLMLSDESEADASPKLIIHNHDTEASHSATVGQVDQEDLFYMISRSIPDHQARNMLVEGFFVPVLEEIEVEEFRDDLEELIAARLR from the coding sequence ATGAGCGGCGCACAACTCCCCGCAAACCTCTCGGCGCAGACGGTTCGAGAGATCGCCGAGAAGCGCGACGAACCCGAGTGGCTGCTCGACGCGCGACTCGACGCGCTGGACGCGCTCGAATCGCTGGACCTTCCCGACGTCATCCAGACGCCGGGCCGGCGCTGGACGAACCTCGAGGCGCTCGACTTCGAGTCGCTGGTCGATCCGCTCGATCAGGCCGACGAGACGGAGCGCACGTCCGACGAGGGCGTCGAGGTGCTCACGTTCACCGAGGCGCTCGAGGAGCACCCCGAACTCGTCGAGTCCGCGTTCGGATCGACGATCGATCCCCAGGAGAACTACCTCACGGCGCTGTCGGCGGCGCTGTTCACGACCGGCACCGTCGTCTACGTCCCCGAGGGCGTCGACGCCGAGGACGTGACGATCCGCGCGGAGATGAACTCCCGCTCGCTGTTCAGTCACACGCTCGTGCTCACCGAGCAGTCCTCGTCGGTAACAATCTTAGAGAGCATCGAGTCCGGTGCCGAGAGCGACGCCGACGCCCGGTACTTCTCGAACCTCGTCGAGATCGACGCGGGCGAGAACTCCTACGTGCAGTACGGCTCGCTGCAGGACCTCGACGAGGACACCTACAGCTACTCCCTCAAGCGCGCCGACGTCGGCACCTACGCGACGGTCAACTGGATCGAGGGCAACCTCGGGTCCCGGCTGACCCGCTCGGACGTCGAGTCCGAACTCAACGGCGACTCCGCGGAGACGAAGATCGTCGGCGCGTTCTTCGGCCACGGCGGCCAGCACTTCGACGTCAACGCCCGCGTCTGGCACAACGCCGAGAACACGACGGCGGATCTGGTCACCCGCGGCGTCCTCGACGACGAGGCGCGCTCGGTGTACGAGGGCGTCCAGGACGTCGGTCGCGACGCGTGGAACACCTCCTCGTACCAGCGGGAGAACACGCTGATGCTCTCCGACGAGAGCGAGGCCGACGCGTCGCCGAAGCTGATCATCCACAACCACGACACCGAGGCGTCGCACTCGGCGACGGTCGGACAGGTCGACCAGGAGGATCTGTTCTATATGATCTCGCGATCGATCCCGGACCACCAGGCACGGAATATGCTCGTCGAGGGCTTCTTCGTGCCCGTGCTCGAAGAGATCGAAGTCGAGGAGTTCCGCGACGACCTCGAAGAGCTGATCGCCGCACGACTCCGGTAA
- a CDS encoding DUF7286 family protein, whose protein sequence is MRLADDDRGRIPFALVGVLLLVGSSTFAVSLATPGPSPVDRSADVAADRVDAEATAAFRVAVRDAATAAARDPVTLAADTDAGSALDGPDTFRRYLRLRIFLAAREAIGPVEHRRGASVARASFGQSVESVPAAIDRVSIAGVDDGTELRATIRGLQLEVDRDGRTLDSRRVDRSVTVSVPVLALHDRTEAFQGRLDAGPIEAPGLARRTTVGVTAMAQARGLGQYGGLPISNVVANRHVALSTNAGLLDAQRAAFGRSDPDAAAGVRAATLQTGVTDVLDPRTDPRVVSAVTGQLPDPNSAERADSDSTTGSLPATKTVSVGVNGTADEAFLELLRGTNGAESLESVRREGYEATVSVRASTRTIRNQRRPSPRSPGSGWTLASSDTSKEVSVSGGWSTRRISRTGTESRRLYAATRRVTERWHVERTWEKVNETPRTTSASWRDVHRVRITGTGRLDGSRAPTRSVRPLFDSGGAIDGPNLREAGATSRALVSDLGGPDAVARRAVTGGRTSASQRITGDRPADLDAWIYADVADLRDRVRDLSVEVAASDAATGHANGAARLAALVRDRRRGLLDAPRRYDGVADRTRVAARAAYLDRVLAGLDARAGQTRAQNAGIDRALAAKGLVASRVNDLAKLTPEAPSPRTDLGGPEGARGETTLIPDGDPAYLAPAPVEGTLVDGVADDERYVGLAVRNVNVFSVPYGDAADLVTRTLFGDPGRVSLHTAGQSLVAADRMLETHPDPTLRDRRNVLETKVEASMSDVRAVAIRTLARETSLARDERRRVVRRAFARFDGPGERAVAATDGSLARETASVAVEARPRARSGSAAVAEDRIRVALRVDLRRVATSDRVRVPESAVDDAVSSTREFVEREATSAAERATERGISRATNGTVGGIPAGLPISPTLSPWVATANLWIVESRGAYGRFAVGIQGGESTYVRDGSAVALDVDADGVAESLGRSERVDFRVRTVAVAVVPPGKLGVGDTDGNTDERSVAWSDPSPGPRCVTPTGQCPRE, encoded by the coding sequence ATGCGACTCGCCGACGACGACCGCGGCCGGATCCCGTTCGCGCTCGTCGGCGTCCTGCTGCTCGTGGGCAGTTCGACCTTTGCGGTGTCGCTCGCGACGCCCGGGCCCTCGCCAGTGGACCGAAGCGCAGACGTCGCTGCCGACCGTGTCGACGCCGAGGCGACCGCCGCGTTCAGAGTCGCCGTCCGGGACGCCGCAACGGCTGCCGCGCGGGATCCGGTCACGCTCGCGGCCGACACCGACGCCGGATCGGCACTCGACGGCCCCGACACCTTCCGCCGCTACCTCCGGTTGCGGATCTTCCTCGCCGCCCGCGAGGCGATCGGGCCCGTCGAACATCGCCGCGGAGCGAGTGTCGCCCGTGCGTCGTTCGGACAGTCGGTCGAGAGCGTCCCGGCGGCGATCGATCGCGTCTCGATCGCCGGCGTCGACGACGGCACCGAGCTCCGGGCGACGATCCGCGGTCTCCAACTGGAGGTCGACCGAGATGGACGCACGCTCGACTCCCGCCGGGTCGATCGGAGCGTTACCGTGAGCGTTCCCGTCCTGGCGCTCCACGATCGGACGGAGGCGTTCCAGGGGCGACTCGACGCCGGTCCGATCGAGGCCCCGGGACTGGCTCGCCGGACGACAGTCGGCGTCACGGCGATGGCGCAGGCCCGCGGGCTCGGTCAGTACGGGGGACTCCCCATCTCGAACGTCGTCGCCAACCGCCACGTCGCGCTGTCGACGAACGCCGGACTGCTCGACGCGCAGCGGGCCGCCTTCGGTCGGAGCGACCCCGACGCGGCCGCGGGTGTCCGCGCGGCGACTCTCCAGACGGGCGTCACCGACGTCCTCGATCCGCGTACGGACCCGCGAGTCGTCTCCGCGGTCACGGGGCAACTCCCGGATCCGAATTCGGCAGAGCGGGCTGATTCCGACTCCACGACCGGCTCGCTTCCGGCAACGAAAACCGTCTCCGTGGGCGTCAATGGGACCGCGGACGAGGCGTTTCTGGAACTGCTTCGAGGAACGAACGGCGCCGAGAGTCTCGAATCCGTCCGGCGCGAGGGCTACGAGGCCACGGTCTCGGTTCGAGCCAGCACCCGGACGATCAGGAACCAGCGCCGGCCGTCGCCGCGTTCGCCCGGGTCGGGCTGGACGCTCGCGTCTTCGGACACCTCGAAGGAGGTCTCGGTGAGCGGCGGCTGGAGTACGCGACGGATCTCGCGGACCGGGACGGAATCGCGGAGGCTCTACGCGGCTACCCGGCGGGTCACCGAGCGGTGGCACGTCGAGCGGACGTGGGAGAAGGTCAACGAGACGCCGCGGACGACGAGCGCATCGTGGCGAGACGTCCACCGCGTTCGGATCACCGGAACCGGCCGACTCGACGGGAGCCGGGCACCGACGCGTTCCGTCCGACCGCTGTTCGACTCCGGCGGCGCGATCGACGGGCCGAATCTGCGAGAGGCCGGGGCGACGAGTCGGGCCCTCGTCTCGGATCTCGGCGGTCCCGACGCCGTCGCTCGAAGGGCCGTGACCGGCGGTCGAACGAGCGCCTCGCAGCGCATAACTGGGGACCGCCCCGCCGACCTCGACGCGTGGATCTACGCCGACGTCGCCGACCTCCGGGACCGCGTGCGTGACCTCTCAGTCGAGGTGGCGGCCAGCGACGCCGCGACCGGCCACGCGAACGGCGCGGCGCGCCTCGCCGCGCTGGTTCGCGACCGACGTCGGGGACTCCTCGACGCCCCGCGCCGGTACGACGGGGTCGCCGACCGGACCCGCGTGGCCGCTCGCGCCGCGTACCTCGACCGGGTACTCGCCGGCCTCGACGCCCGCGCCGGACAGACACGCGCCCAGAACGCCGGCATCGACCGCGCGCTGGCTGCGAAGGGACTCGTCGCCTCGCGGGTGAACGACCTCGCGAAACTCACCCCCGAAGCGCCGTCGCCGCGGACTGACCTCGGCGGACCCGAGGGCGCTCGCGGCGAGACGACGCTGATTCCCGACGGCGACCCCGCGTACCTCGCGCCGGCCCCCGTCGAGGGGACGCTCGTCGACGGCGTCGCGGACGACGAGCGATACGTCGGCCTCGCGGTCAGGAACGTGAACGTCTTCAGCGTCCCGTACGGCGACGCCGCCGACCTCGTCACGCGGACGCTCTTCGGCGACCCCGGTCGCGTCTCGCTACACACGGCCGGACAGTCGCTCGTCGCCGCCGACCGGATGCTCGAAACGCACCCGGACCCGACGCTCCGCGACCGTCGAAACGTCCTGGAAACGAAGGTCGAGGCCTCGATGTCCGACGTCCGCGCCGTGGCGATACGGACGCTCGCCCGTGAGACCTCGCTCGCACGAGACGAACGCAGGCGCGTCGTGCGCCGCGCGTTCGCCCGGTTCGACGGTCCCGGCGAGCGCGCGGTCGCGGCCACGGACGGGTCGCTGGCCCGCGAGACGGCGTCCGTCGCGGTCGAGGCGCGTCCGAGAGCGCGGAGCGGGTCCGCGGCCGTCGCCGAGGACCGAATCCGGGTGGCGCTGCGGGTCGACCTCCGCCGCGTCGCGACGTCCGATCGCGTTCGCGTCCCCGAGTCGGCCGTCGACGACGCCGTCTCATCGACGCGGGAGTTCGTGGAGCGGGAAGCGACGAGCGCCGCCGAGCGCGCCACCGAAAGGGGAATCTCCCGCGCGACGAACGGCACCGTCGGCGGGATCCCGGCCGGCCTCCCGATCTCGCCGACGCTCAGCCCGTGGGTCGCCACGGCGAACCTCTGGATCGTCGAATCCCGCGGCGCGTACGGCCGGTTCGCCGTCGGCATCCAGGGAGGCGAGTCGACGTACGTCCGCGACGGCTCTGCAGTCGCACTCGATGTCGACGCCGACGGCGTCGCGGAGTCGCTGGGGCGGAGCGAACGCGTCGACTTCCGCGTGCGGACGGTCGCCGTCGCCGTCGTGCCGCCGGGCAAACTCGGCGTCGGCGACACCGACGGCAACACCGACGAGCGCTCCGTGGCGTGGAGCGACCCGTCGCCGGGGCCGCGCTGTGTCACGCCGACCGGCCAGTGTCCGCGGGAATAG
- a CDS encoding DUF7284 family protein produces the protein MNAAIDAVVFLLLVSAAVVGLITVEQSPPATSGNADAVADALATTTAQVDYSLAPGVRGMAASGAASDRPAIALDSPELDRTAHGSLAGLLARATTATSGVDLASSVGPNTGASSADIPPLTRTRASFRSGVRDAVRARTGATVRVDATWRPYPGAPVGGSVGVGPAPPADGVHAATLVVPTGVDSVPGSARTTFESLGAAVAERTVAVLLPPGPARITLRGDDPAAALVRHRYARLEAETNASLAEPLATEDTEAANERLAAVLAPRVTDDLRARYDTPGAAADAVSVASVRVVVRTWSPSSGVR, from the coding sequence ATGAACGCCGCCATCGACGCGGTCGTGTTCCTCCTTCTCGTCTCGGCGGCCGTCGTCGGCCTGATCACCGTCGAGCAGTCGCCGCCGGCGACGTCCGGTAACGCCGACGCCGTCGCGGACGCGCTCGCGACGACGACGGCGCAGGTCGACTACTCGCTCGCGCCCGGCGTGCGCGGGATGGCCGCGAGCGGGGCGGCCTCCGATCGCCCCGCCATCGCGCTCGACTCGCCCGAACTCGACCGGACGGCACACGGCAGCCTCGCCGGCCTGCTCGCCCGCGCGACCACGGCGACGAGCGGCGTCGACCTGGCGTCGAGCGTCGGTCCGAACACGGGAGCGTCCTCCGCCGACATCCCACCGCTCACGCGGACTCGCGCATCGTTCCGCAGTGGCGTCCGCGACGCGGTTCGAGCTCGGACCGGCGCGACCGTGCGCGTCGACGCGACCTGGCGGCCGTACCCCGGCGCACCCGTCGGCGGGTCCGTCGGCGTCGGACCGGCACCGCCGGCGGACGGCGTGCACGCCGCGACGCTCGTGGTCCCGACCGGCGTCGACTCGGTCCCGGGGTCGGCGAGAACCACCTTCGAGTCGCTCGGTGCCGCCGTCGCCGAGCGGACCGTCGCGGTGCTCCTCCCGCCCGGTCCGGCGCGAATCACCCTCCGCGGCGACGATCCGGCCGCCGCTTTGGTTCGGCACCGTTACGCCCGGCTCGAAGCCGAGACGAACGCGTCGCTCGCGGAGCCGCTCGCGACCGAGGACACGGAGGCGGCGAACGAACGGCTCGCGGCGGTGCTCGCCCCGCGCGTCACCGACGATCTCCGCGCTCGATACGACACTCCCGGGGCCGCCGCAGACGCCGTCTCGGTCGCGTCCGTTCGGGTCGTCGTCAGAACTTGGTCGCCGTCTTCGGGGGTGCGCTGA
- a CDS encoding DUF7285 family protein produces the protein MSSSSTREPLSRAAFAALVAATRDAIDTEAARGTGRGTSRAQTTPVVALIALFAVCTGLSLYATTLGAVTPGETENALAEPTLERVYDDASEGGVLSPVGLPSAGPATPDGYRVAVAVTTPKGRWTNGRRPPESAGVAIDHADRPVSVSMGDGDVVWGTLDVWVWR, from the coding sequence ATGTCGTCCTCGTCGACGCGTGAGCCGCTGTCGCGTGCTGCGTTTGCCGCGCTCGTCGCCGCCACACGCGACGCAATCGATACCGAAGCGGCCCGCGGCACTGGGCGCGGCACGTCGCGGGCGCAGACCACGCCCGTCGTGGCCCTGATCGCGCTCTTCGCGGTCTGCACCGGTCTCTCGCTGTACGCGACAACGCTGGGGGCGGTGACGCCGGGCGAAACGGAGAACGCGCTCGCCGAACCGACGCTCGAACGAGTGTACGACGACGCGAGCGAGGGCGGCGTCCTCTCGCCGGTGGGACTGCCGAGCGCGGGACCGGCCACGCCGGACGGCTACCGCGTCGCCGTCGCGGTAACGACGCCGAAGGGACGGTGGACCAACGGCCGCCGGCCCCCCGAGTCCGCGGGCGTCGCGATCGATCACGCCGACCGCCCGGTGAGCGTCTCGATGGGCGACGGCGACGTCGTCTGGGGAACGCTCGACGTCTGGGTGTGGCGATGA
- a CDS encoding DUF7283 family protein: MFELTVDAWYGWIGLSLAGVALVGAAAGLPTAPPPDAGAAGATIDRVAAAEYAATAEHPLDADEVRLGTRRIGLRSASGTAHTTLSFGAVTPVPVDDSPLRDVLYGTPPERVFDSPNAFRQAVVDARANATDAPWRTVDRTLIVRRLSWEGVNVVLVDA; the protein is encoded by the coding sequence ATGTTCGAACTCACGGTGGACGCGTGGTACGGCTGGATCGGGCTGTCGCTCGCGGGCGTCGCGCTCGTCGGCGCGGCGGCCGGCCTTCCGACGGCACCGCCGCCGGACGCCGGGGCCGCCGGCGCGACGATCGACCGTGTCGCCGCCGCGGAGTACGCCGCCACCGCCGAACATCCGCTCGACGCCGACGAAGTCAGACTCGGGACGCGTCGGATCGGACTCCGCTCGGCGTCGGGAACGGCACACACCACGCTGTCGTTCGGAGCGGTCACGCCGGTTCCGGTCGACGATTCACCGCTGCGTGACGTCCTCTACGGGACGCCGCCCGAGCGCGTGTTCGACTCGCCGAATGCGTTCAGACAGGCTGTCGTCGATGCTCGGGCGAACGCGACCGACGCTCCGTGGCGCACCGTGGACCGAACCCTGATCGTCCGCCGCCTCTCCTGGGAGGGAGTAAATGTCGTCCTCGTCGACGCGTGA
- a CDS encoding type II secretion system protein, with amino-acid sequence MTATVSRLHRIVRALARRYPNEVDPTDELHRSLAFLDSDLRADTVVRAGYVAAVPTALLALCAFLVGLPALPAAASVPAAAGVGLGATHVIHRFPVAAATLRRTRALGDAPGLVARAALRLRLEATPERAAVFAARTGRGPLARSLGAHADRTRSGPTAGFDAFTAEWRPWFPALERSVALLSAAVEAPAEERDAALDRALETVLDGARTEMAEFAGAVRGPASGIYAFGVLLPLALVGVLPAARAGGVTVPASVFVVLYDVALPAGLIGAGAWLLLRRPIALAPPRVTAAHPDVPSGPTRALAAAAAGAASGFLLGTAVASWAAPIGALGAGVGAALAVHYRPMAAVQGSVTETEAGLADATAVVGRRVGAGESVESAIGSAAAATTGRTSELFESASGIQRRLRVDVYRAFLGEHGALRHLPSRRARATASLLAVAAEEGSPAGDTLTRLADHLTELRRVESEARRELAAITGTLSHTAALFGPLVGGATVAMATQMAASGATNAESASLAGSAAPGAATLSPPTLGTAVGLYVLALAAILTTVATGLDRGLDRTLVGYRVGLALLAATATYLVAFLGASMLF; translated from the coding sequence ATGACGGCGACCGTCTCCCGGCTTCACCGGATCGTGCGCGCGCTCGCCCGTCGGTATCCGAACGAGGTGGATCCGACGGACGAACTACACCGTTCGCTGGCGTTTCTCGACAGCGACCTCCGGGCCGACACCGTCGTCCGGGCGGGGTACGTCGCCGCCGTTCCCACGGCCCTCCTCGCGCTCTGTGCGTTCCTCGTCGGGCTTCCAGCGCTTCCCGCGGCGGCGTCGGTCCCGGCGGCCGCGGGGGTCGGCCTCGGGGCGACGCACGTGATCCACCGGTTCCCGGTCGCCGCCGCGACGCTCCGCCGGACGCGTGCCTTGGGAGACGCGCCGGGGCTCGTCGCCCGCGCGGCGCTTCGCCTCCGTCTGGAAGCGACGCCCGAACGCGCCGCAGTCTTCGCCGCGCGGACGGGGAGGGGGCCGCTCGCTCGGAGCCTCGGCGCGCACGCCGACCGGACCCGCTCGGGACCCACCGCAGGGTTCGACGCCTTCACCGCCGAGTGGCGACCCTGGTTCCCCGCGCTCGAACGCTCGGTCGCGCTCCTGTCGGCCGCCGTCGAGGCGCCCGCGGAGGAGCGCGACGCCGCGCTCGACCGCGCGCTCGAGACGGTTCTCGACGGGGCGCGGACCGAGATGGCCGAGTTCGCGGGCGCGGTCCGCGGTCCGGCGAGCGGGATCTACGCGTTCGGGGTTCTCCTCCCGCTGGCGCTCGTCGGCGTGCTGCCGGCTGCACGCGCGGGCGGGGTCACCGTCCCCGCGTCCGTCTTCGTCGTCCTCTACGACGTGGCGCTCCCTGCCGGGCTGATCGGCGCCGGCGCGTGGCTGCTCCTTCGGCGACCCATCGCGCTCGCGCCGCCCCGCGTGACGGCCGCTCACCCGGACGTCCCGTCGGGGCCGACGCGAGCGCTGGCGGCCGCCGCGGCGGGGGCCGCTTCCGGCTTTCTCCTCGGAACCGCCGTCGCCTCGTGGGCGGCCCCCATCGGTGCTCTCGGCGCGGGCGTCGGCGCGGCGCTCGCGGTGCACTACCGACCGATGGCCGCCGTCCAGGGGTCGGTCACCGAGACGGAAGCCGGTCTCGCGGATGCGACGGCGGTCGTGGGGCGGCGCGTCGGTGCCGGCGAGTCGGTCGAATCGGCGATCGGTTCGGCCGCGGCGGCGACGACCGGGCGGACCAGCGAGCTCTTCGAGTCGGCGTCGGGGATCCAGCGTCGCCTCCGGGTCGACGTTTATCGCGCGTTCCTCGGCGAGCACGGCGCGCTCAGACACCTGCCGAGTCGACGCGCACGCGCCACGGCCTCGCTCCTCGCTGTCGCCGCCGAGGAGGGCAGCCCCGCCGGCGACACTCTCACCCGACTGGCGGACCACCTGACCGAACTCCGACGCGTGGAGAGCGAGGCGCGACGCGAACTCGCGGCGATCACGGGGACGCTGAGTCACACGGCCGCGCTGTTCGGCCCGCTCGTCGGCGGCGCGACTGTCGCGATGGCCACTCAGATGGCCGCGTCGGGCGCGACGAACGCCGAAAGCGCCTCGCTGGCAGGGTCGGCCGCGCCGGGCGCGGCGACCCTCTCCCCGCCGACGCTCGGAACGGCCGTCGGCCTCTACGTCCTCGCGCTCGCGGCCATCCTCACGACCGTGGCGACGGGGCTGGATCGCGGCCTCGATCGGACGCTGGTCGGCTATCGGGTCGGTCTCGCGCTGCTCGCCGCGACGGCGACGTATCTCGTGGCGTTTCTGGGCGCTTCGATGCTGTTCTGA